The following coding sequences are from one Raphanus sativus cultivar WK10039 unplaced genomic scaffold, ASM80110v3 Scaffold0487, whole genome shotgun sequence window:
- the LOC130502292 gene encoding protein RALF-like 27 yields the protein MTNSVFSFFFTVSLLLLLAAALATASAGNATSGLRYDGCAPGDTVGGCIMAAVEGDEEGVEAVMGRILKPTVISYDGLLGAAAYKCNIAANCLKQVNGKDATCTYYNLCKRSV from the coding sequence ATGACCAATTCAgttttctccttcttcttcacggtctctcttttgcttcttctcGCCGCGGCTTTGGCAACTGCATCTGCAGGGAACGCCACAAGTGGGTTGAGATATGATGGATGTGCCCCTGGAGATACTGTCGGAGGATGCATAATGGCGGCGGTTGAGGGGGACGAAGAGGGAGTTGAAGCGGTGATGGGGCGGATTCTGAAACCAACAGTTATAAGCTACGACGGTCTGCTGGGAGCGGCGGCTTATAAATGTAATATTGCCGCTAATTGCCTCAAACAGGTTAATGGGAAAGACGCAACTTGCACTTACTACAACCTTTGCAAACGCTCAGTTTGA